A section of the Tachysurus fulvidraco isolate hzauxx_2018 chromosome 7, HZAU_PFXX_2.0, whole genome shotgun sequence genome encodes:
- the elavl2 gene encoding ELAV-like protein 2 isoform X4, with the protein MAVRLCDVASLLRSGSWAAEPWTGVIAAMETQLSNGPTCNNTSNGPNQMNSCSSPVESSGMEDSKTNLIVNYLPQNMTQEELKSLFGSIGEIESCKLVRDKITGQSLGYGFVNYVDPKDAEKAINTLNGLRLQTKTIKVSYARPSSASIRDANLYVSGLPKTMTQKELEQLFSQYGRIITSRILVDQVTGVSRGVGFIRFDRRVEAEEAIKGLNGQKPPGATEPITVKFANNPSQKTSQALLSQLYQSPNRRYPGPLAQQAQRFRLDNLLNMAYGVKRFSPMAIDGVTSLGINIPGHAGTGWCIFVYNLAPDADESILWQMFGPFGAVTNVKVIRDFNTNKCKGFGFVTMTNYDEAAMAIASLNGYRLGDRVLQVSFKTNKTHKA; encoded by the exons GTGATTGCTGCCATGGAAACGCAGCTCTCGAACGGACCGACATGCAACAACACGAGCAACGGTCCGAACCAGATGAACAGCTGCTCTTCACCGGTGGAGTCGAGCGGGATGGAGGACAGCAAGACAAACTTGATTGTCAACTACCTGCCCCAGAACATGACCCAGGAGGAGCTCAAGAGCCTCTTCGGCAGCATCGGAGAGATCGAGTCCTGCAAACTCGTACGAGACAAAATCACAG GGCAGAGCCTCGGGTACGGCTTCGTGAACTACGTGGATCCAAAAGACGCAGAAAAAGCCATCAACACTCTCAACGGACTGCGACTGCAAACCAAAACCATCAAG GTGTCCTACGCCCGTCCAAGTTCGGCCTCCATCAGAGACGCCAACCTGTACGTGAGCGGTTTGCCCAAGACCATGACGCAGAAGGAGCTCGAGCAGCTTTTCTCTCAGTACGGACGGATCATCACTTCCCGGATCCTCGTCGATCAGGTCACAG GCGTGTCCCGGGGTGTGGGTTTTATCCGTTTCGATCGGCGTGTGGAGGCTGAGGAGGCCATTAAGGGGCTGAATGGGCAGAAGCCTCCCGGAGCTACCGAGCCCATTACGGTGAAGTTCGCCAACAACCCGAGTCAGAAGACCAGCCAGGCGCTGCTCTCTCAGCTCTACCAGTCTCCAAACAGGAGATACCCAGGACCGCTTGCCCAGCAGGCTCAGAGATTCAG gctGGACAACCTGCTGAACATGGCTTACGGAGTGAAGAG GTTTTCTCCCATGGCCATCGATGGCGTCACCAGTCTGGGCATCAACATCCCCGGTCACGCCGGTACAGGCTGGTGCATCTTCGTCTACAATCTGGCTCCGGACGCAGACGAGAGCATCCTGTGGCAGATGTTCGGGCCGTTTGGCGCCGTGACGAACGTGAAGGTGATCCGTGACTTCAACACGAATAAGTGCAAAGGCTTCGGCTTCGTCACCATGACCAACTACGACGAGGCGGCCATGGCCATCGCCAGCCTGAACGGCTATCGCCTCGGTGACCGCGTGCTGCAGGTCTCGTTCAAAactaacaaaacacacaaagcttaA
- the elavl2 gene encoding ELAV-like protein 2 isoform X1: MAVRLCDVASLLRSGSWAAEPWTGQVIAAMETQLSNGPTCNNTSNGPNQMNSCSSPVESSGMEDSKTNLIVNYLPQNMTQEELKSLFGSIGEIESCKLVRDKITGQSLGYGFVNYVDPKDAEKAINTLNGLRLQTKTIKVSYARPSSASIRDANLYVSGLPKTMTQKELEQLFSQYGRIITSRILVDQVTGVSRGVGFIRFDRRVEAEEAIKGLNGQKPPGATEPITVKFANNPSQKTSQALLSQLYQSPNRRYPGPLAQQAQRFRLDNLLNMAYGVKSRFSPMAIDGVTSLGINIPGHAGTGWCIFVYNLAPDADESILWQMFGPFGAVTNVKVIRDFNTNKCKGFGFVTMTNYDEAAMAIASLNGYRLGDRVLQVSFKTNKTHKA; this comes from the exons CAGGTGATTGCTGCCATGGAAACGCAGCTCTCGAACGGACCGACATGCAACAACACGAGCAACGGTCCGAACCAGATGAACAGCTGCTCTTCACCGGTGGAGTCGAGCGGGATGGAGGACAGCAAGACAAACTTGATTGTCAACTACCTGCCCCAGAACATGACCCAGGAGGAGCTCAAGAGCCTCTTCGGCAGCATCGGAGAGATCGAGTCCTGCAAACTCGTACGAGACAAAATCACAG GGCAGAGCCTCGGGTACGGCTTCGTGAACTACGTGGATCCAAAAGACGCAGAAAAAGCCATCAACACTCTCAACGGACTGCGACTGCAAACCAAAACCATCAAG GTGTCCTACGCCCGTCCAAGTTCGGCCTCCATCAGAGACGCCAACCTGTACGTGAGCGGTTTGCCCAAGACCATGACGCAGAAGGAGCTCGAGCAGCTTTTCTCTCAGTACGGACGGATCATCACTTCCCGGATCCTCGTCGATCAGGTCACAG GCGTGTCCCGGGGTGTGGGTTTTATCCGTTTCGATCGGCGTGTGGAGGCTGAGGAGGCCATTAAGGGGCTGAATGGGCAGAAGCCTCCCGGAGCTACCGAGCCCATTACGGTGAAGTTCGCCAACAACCCGAGTCAGAAGACCAGCCAGGCGCTGCTCTCTCAGCTCTACCAGTCTCCAAACAGGAGATACCCAGGACCGCTTGCCCAGCAGGCTCAGAGATTCAG gctGGACAACCTGCTGAACATGGCTTACGGAGTGAAGAG TAGGTTTTCTCCCATGGCCATCGATGGCGTCACCAGTCTGGGCATCAACATCCCCGGTCACGCCGGTACAGGCTGGTGCATCTTCGTCTACAATCTGGCTCCGGACGCAGACGAGAGCATCCTGTGGCAGATGTTCGGGCCGTTTGGCGCCGTGACGAACGTGAAGGTGATCCGTGACTTCAACACGAATAAGTGCAAAGGCTTCGGCTTCGTCACCATGACCAACTACGACGAGGCGGCCATGGCCATCGCCAGCCTGAACGGCTATCGCCTCGGTGACCGCGTGCTGCAGGTCTCGTTCAAAactaacaaaacacacaaagcttaA
- the elavl2 gene encoding ELAV-like protein 2 isoform X3, producing the protein MAVRLCDVASLLRSGSWAAEPWTGQVIAAMETQLSNGPTCNNTSNGPNQMNSCSSPVESSGMEDSKTNLIVNYLPQNMTQEELKSLFGSIGEIESCKLVRDKITGQSLGYGFVNYVDPKDAEKAINTLNGLRLQTKTIKVSYARPSSASIRDANLYVSGLPKTMTQKELEQLFSQYGRIITSRILVDQVTGVSRGVGFIRFDRRVEAEEAIKGLNGQKPPGATEPITVKFANNPSQKTSQALLSQLYQSPNRRYPGPLAQQAQRFRLDNLLNMAYGVKRFSPMAIDGVTSLGINIPGHAGTGWCIFVYNLAPDADESILWQMFGPFGAVTNVKVIRDFNTNKCKGFGFVTMTNYDEAAMAIASLNGYRLGDRVLQVSFKTNKTHKA; encoded by the exons CAGGTGATTGCTGCCATGGAAACGCAGCTCTCGAACGGACCGACATGCAACAACACGAGCAACGGTCCGAACCAGATGAACAGCTGCTCTTCACCGGTGGAGTCGAGCGGGATGGAGGACAGCAAGACAAACTTGATTGTCAACTACCTGCCCCAGAACATGACCCAGGAGGAGCTCAAGAGCCTCTTCGGCAGCATCGGAGAGATCGAGTCCTGCAAACTCGTACGAGACAAAATCACAG GGCAGAGCCTCGGGTACGGCTTCGTGAACTACGTGGATCCAAAAGACGCAGAAAAAGCCATCAACACTCTCAACGGACTGCGACTGCAAACCAAAACCATCAAG GTGTCCTACGCCCGTCCAAGTTCGGCCTCCATCAGAGACGCCAACCTGTACGTGAGCGGTTTGCCCAAGACCATGACGCAGAAGGAGCTCGAGCAGCTTTTCTCTCAGTACGGACGGATCATCACTTCCCGGATCCTCGTCGATCAGGTCACAG GCGTGTCCCGGGGTGTGGGTTTTATCCGTTTCGATCGGCGTGTGGAGGCTGAGGAGGCCATTAAGGGGCTGAATGGGCAGAAGCCTCCCGGAGCTACCGAGCCCATTACGGTGAAGTTCGCCAACAACCCGAGTCAGAAGACCAGCCAGGCGCTGCTCTCTCAGCTCTACCAGTCTCCAAACAGGAGATACCCAGGACCGCTTGCCCAGCAGGCTCAGAGATTCAG gctGGACAACCTGCTGAACATGGCTTACGGAGTGAAGAG GTTTTCTCCCATGGCCATCGATGGCGTCACCAGTCTGGGCATCAACATCCCCGGTCACGCCGGTACAGGCTGGTGCATCTTCGTCTACAATCTGGCTCCGGACGCAGACGAGAGCATCCTGTGGCAGATGTTCGGGCCGTTTGGCGCCGTGACGAACGTGAAGGTGATCCGTGACTTCAACACGAATAAGTGCAAAGGCTTCGGCTTCGTCACCATGACCAACTACGACGAGGCGGCCATGGCCATCGCCAGCCTGAACGGCTATCGCCTCGGTGACCGCGTGCTGCAGGTCTCGTTCAAAactaacaaaacacacaaagcttaA
- the elavl2 gene encoding ELAV-like protein 2 isoform X5 — protein sequence METQLSNGPTCNNTSNGPNQMNSCSSPVESSGMEDSKTNLIVNYLPQNMTQEELKSLFGSIGEIESCKLVRDKITGQSLGYGFVNYVDPKDAEKAINTLNGLRLQTKTIKVSYARPSSASIRDANLYVSGLPKTMTQKELEQLFSQYGRIITSRILVDQVTGVSRGVGFIRFDRRVEAEEAIKGLNGQKPPGATEPITVKFANNPSQKTSQALLSQLYQSPNRRYPGPLAQQAQRFRLDNLLNMAYGVKSRFSPMAIDGVTSLGINIPGHAGTGWCIFVYNLAPDADESILWQMFGPFGAVTNVKVIRDFNTNKCKGFGFVTMTNYDEAAMAIASLNGYRLGDRVLQVSFKTNKTHKA from the exons ATGGAAACGCAGCTCTCGAACGGACCGACATGCAACAACACGAGCAACGGTCCGAACCAGATGAACAGCTGCTCTTCACCGGTGGAGTCGAGCGGGATGGAGGACAGCAAGACAAACTTGATTGTCAACTACCTGCCCCAGAACATGACCCAGGAGGAGCTCAAGAGCCTCTTCGGCAGCATCGGAGAGATCGAGTCCTGCAAACTCGTACGAGACAAAATCACAG GGCAGAGCCTCGGGTACGGCTTCGTGAACTACGTGGATCCAAAAGACGCAGAAAAAGCCATCAACACTCTCAACGGACTGCGACTGCAAACCAAAACCATCAAG GTGTCCTACGCCCGTCCAAGTTCGGCCTCCATCAGAGACGCCAACCTGTACGTGAGCGGTTTGCCCAAGACCATGACGCAGAAGGAGCTCGAGCAGCTTTTCTCTCAGTACGGACGGATCATCACTTCCCGGATCCTCGTCGATCAGGTCACAG GCGTGTCCCGGGGTGTGGGTTTTATCCGTTTCGATCGGCGTGTGGAGGCTGAGGAGGCCATTAAGGGGCTGAATGGGCAGAAGCCTCCCGGAGCTACCGAGCCCATTACGGTGAAGTTCGCCAACAACCCGAGTCAGAAGACCAGCCAGGCGCTGCTCTCTCAGCTCTACCAGTCTCCAAACAGGAGATACCCAGGACCGCTTGCCCAGCAGGCTCAGAGATTCAG gctGGACAACCTGCTGAACATGGCTTACGGAGTGAAGAG TAGGTTTTCTCCCATGGCCATCGATGGCGTCACCAGTCTGGGCATCAACATCCCCGGTCACGCCGGTACAGGCTGGTGCATCTTCGTCTACAATCTGGCTCCGGACGCAGACGAGAGCATCCTGTGGCAGATGTTCGGGCCGTTTGGCGCCGTGACGAACGTGAAGGTGATCCGTGACTTCAACACGAATAAGTGCAAAGGCTTCGGCTTCGTCACCATGACCAACTACGACGAGGCGGCCATGGCCATCGCCAGCCTGAACGGCTATCGCCTCGGTGACCGCGTGCTGCAGGTCTCGTTCAAAactaacaaaacacacaaagcttaA
- the elavl2 gene encoding ELAV-like protein 2 isoform X2, translating to MAVRLCDVASLLRSGSWAAEPWTGVIAAMETQLSNGPTCNNTSNGPNQMNSCSSPVESSGMEDSKTNLIVNYLPQNMTQEELKSLFGSIGEIESCKLVRDKITGQSLGYGFVNYVDPKDAEKAINTLNGLRLQTKTIKVSYARPSSASIRDANLYVSGLPKTMTQKELEQLFSQYGRIITSRILVDQVTGVSRGVGFIRFDRRVEAEEAIKGLNGQKPPGATEPITVKFANNPSQKTSQALLSQLYQSPNRRYPGPLAQQAQRFRLDNLLNMAYGVKSRFSPMAIDGVTSLGINIPGHAGTGWCIFVYNLAPDADESILWQMFGPFGAVTNVKVIRDFNTNKCKGFGFVTMTNYDEAAMAIASLNGYRLGDRVLQVSFKTNKTHKA from the exons GTGATTGCTGCCATGGAAACGCAGCTCTCGAACGGACCGACATGCAACAACACGAGCAACGGTCCGAACCAGATGAACAGCTGCTCTTCACCGGTGGAGTCGAGCGGGATGGAGGACAGCAAGACAAACTTGATTGTCAACTACCTGCCCCAGAACATGACCCAGGAGGAGCTCAAGAGCCTCTTCGGCAGCATCGGAGAGATCGAGTCCTGCAAACTCGTACGAGACAAAATCACAG GGCAGAGCCTCGGGTACGGCTTCGTGAACTACGTGGATCCAAAAGACGCAGAAAAAGCCATCAACACTCTCAACGGACTGCGACTGCAAACCAAAACCATCAAG GTGTCCTACGCCCGTCCAAGTTCGGCCTCCATCAGAGACGCCAACCTGTACGTGAGCGGTTTGCCCAAGACCATGACGCAGAAGGAGCTCGAGCAGCTTTTCTCTCAGTACGGACGGATCATCACTTCCCGGATCCTCGTCGATCAGGTCACAG GCGTGTCCCGGGGTGTGGGTTTTATCCGTTTCGATCGGCGTGTGGAGGCTGAGGAGGCCATTAAGGGGCTGAATGGGCAGAAGCCTCCCGGAGCTACCGAGCCCATTACGGTGAAGTTCGCCAACAACCCGAGTCAGAAGACCAGCCAGGCGCTGCTCTCTCAGCTCTACCAGTCTCCAAACAGGAGATACCCAGGACCGCTTGCCCAGCAGGCTCAGAGATTCAG gctGGACAACCTGCTGAACATGGCTTACGGAGTGAAGAG TAGGTTTTCTCCCATGGCCATCGATGGCGTCACCAGTCTGGGCATCAACATCCCCGGTCACGCCGGTACAGGCTGGTGCATCTTCGTCTACAATCTGGCTCCGGACGCAGACGAGAGCATCCTGTGGCAGATGTTCGGGCCGTTTGGCGCCGTGACGAACGTGAAGGTGATCCGTGACTTCAACACGAATAAGTGCAAAGGCTTCGGCTTCGTCACCATGACCAACTACGACGAGGCGGCCATGGCCATCGCCAGCCTGAACGGCTATCGCCTCGGTGACCGCGTGCTGCAGGTCTCGTTCAAAactaacaaaacacacaaagcttaA